A portion of the Gasterosteus aculeatus chromosome 12, fGasAcu3.hap1.1, whole genome shotgun sequence genome contains these proteins:
- the e2f8 gene encoding transcription factor E2F8 isoform X3 codes for MGPLTTPKKGREAGSVDPWTPTSNLKMLISAASPDIRNREKELCMDHDGRDSLDASQETENGEESEKMISRKEKSLGLLCHKFLARYPDHPDPALSNDICLDDVATELSVERRRIYDIMNVLESLHMVSRSAKNRYTWHGRTKLAQTLAILKQVGEEQRYGQQMLHIRQRLLNREFDFDMEEKENEEVVELEGAEQGQKELFFVELPGLEFKAASVNSRKDKSLRVMSQKFVMLFLVSDPRVVSLDVAAKILIGEEQGADRDKNKFKTKVRRLYDIANVLRSLKLIEKVHVTEMRGRKPAFEWVGPEEFPQVEGLASSTSQVTATKKTLLDSRASVDNCAKKLFSSPGTKRGFTRHPSLIKLAKSIQDDRRKINSAPTSPVRSVLGDSSNTSCLNKMAQLAAICKIELDQKSPAAAEASEPPAAAAETDSAATSRAPTPSVSAKPPRAPLLTPPPETRVNAAVHLAPQPPPPAPVAAGPVAYIPAHCSPLIPVLLQQQPGGVPYAVYLQSPSPRPNPLVRPQPTSLAVRSMTFEDKAGGQSPTGQCAAFRASDVSPLVLKRLLLDSGLESSPPKAKRKDPSCKETSPKLCDILQARLKAHRGGQPSGRPSSRALHLDPEFVNTPGSGVANQTLEQSLENFLDREDKSDNEAGLTLTPRRLHSETLVPAGYLIPISQQSLISYNAAIQDSGRESSKASTPTHNIYQTPTAGSRPALAQEVTPISLRFHKPASSSSSSPHAIQQPHRLHSPSPAILNFTLQNLGLISSSSPVSAFPAPQTPDCAPLGSLALQQRGMVFIKPVSPVPVQQSVPGTPMALFSVQQPLMTTPKGTALPQQSFFHTPVPVSPLAAMVTAGGHLAAKTVYIPQRKLDVATEDS; via the exons ATGGGTCCCCTCACTACGCCCAAGAAAGGAAGGGAAGCAGGTTCCGTTGACCCCTGGACGCCGACCTCCAACCTCAAAATGCTCATCAGCGCTGCTAGTCCGGACATCAGGAACCGAGAGAAGGAGCTGTGCATGGACCATGACGGACGGGACAGTCTCGACGCTTCACAG GAAACTGAAAATGGAGAAGAGTCCGAGAAAATGATcagcaggaaggagaagagtCTGGGTTTGCTCTGTCACAAGTTCCTCGCCCGCTACCCAGATCACCCAGATCCTGCCCTCAGCAACGACATCTGCCTGGACGACGTGGCCACCGAGCTCA GCGTGGAACGGCGGCGCATCTACGACATCATGAACGTGCTGGAGAGTCTGCACATGGTGAGCCGCTCGGCCAAGAACCGCTACACCTGGCACGGGCGCACCAAGCTGGCCCAGACGCTGGCCATCCTGAAGCAGGTGGGCGAGGAGCAGAGGTACGGCCAGCAGATGCTGCACATCCGCCAGCGTCTCCTGAACAGGGAGTTCGACTTTGacatggaggagaaggagaacgaggaggtggtggagctggagggcgCGGAGCAGGGACAGAAGGAGCTCTTCTTCGTGGAGCTTCCCGGATTGGAGTTCAAAGCAG CGTCCGTTAACAGTCGGAAGGACAAATCTCTGAGGGTGATGAGCCAGAAGTTCGTCATGCTCTTCCTGGTGTCTGATCCCCGCGTGGTCAGTCTGGACGTGGCCGCCAAGATCCTGATCGGAGAGGAACAGGGCGCCGATCGAGACAAGAACAAGTTCAAGA CCAAAGTGCGCCGGCTGTACGACATTGCTAATGTGCTGCGCAGCCTGAAGCTCATCGAGAAGGTCCACGTGACAGAAATGAGGGGGAGGAAACCGGCCTTCGAGTGGGTCGGCCCCGAAGAATTCCCACAAGTTGAAG GCTTGGCGAGCTCCACGTCCCAAGTCACCGCCACCAAGAAAACCCTCCTGGACTCCCGCGCGTCCGTAGACAACTGTGCCAAGAAGCTCTTTTCGTCGCCTGGGACCAAACGCGGCTTCACCCGGCACCCCTCCCTCATCAAGCTGGCCAAGAGCATCCAGGACGACCGCCGCAAGATCAACTCGGCCCCCACCAGCCCCGTCCGGAGCGTCCTCG GCGATTCCTCCAACACTTCCTGCCTGAACAAAATGGCCCAACTCGCTGCTATTTGTAAGATCGAGCTCGACCAGAAGTCTCC GGCCGCTGCTGAGGCTTCAgagccgcctgctgctgctgctgagaccGACTCCGCCGCTACGAGTCGAGCGCCGACCCCCTCTGTTTCGGCGAAACCGCCTCGGGCCCCGTTACTCACTCCGCCCCCCGAGACGAGGGTCAACGCCGCCGTCCACCTGGCCCCCCAGCCGCCCCCGCCGGCGCCCGTGGCCGCGGGCCCCGTCGCCTACATCCCCGCCCACTGTTCCCCTCTGATCCccgtcctgctgcagcagcagccgggggGCGTGCCCTACGCCGTGTATCTGCAATCGCCGTCCCCGAGGCCGAACCCCCTGGTCAGGCCGCAGCCGACCAGCCTCGCCGTGCGCTCCATGACCTTCGAGGACAAGGCCGGCGGGCAGAGCCCCACGGGCCAGTGCGCGGCCTTCAGGGCGTCGGACGTCAGCCCTCTGGTGCTCAAGCGGTTGCTTTTAGACTCGGGCTTAGAGAGCAGCCCCCCAAAAGCCAAGAGGAAAGACCCGAGCTGTAAG GAAACATCTCCAAAACTGTGTGACATCCTCCAGGCCCGCCTGAAGGCTCATCGCGGCGGCCAGCCCTCCGGCCGGCCCTCGTCTCGAGCCCTCCACCTGGACCCGGAGTTCGTCAACACCCCCGGCAGCGGCGTGGCCAATCAGACGCTGGAGCAGAGCCTGGAGAACTTCCTGGACCGAGAGGACAAGTCGGACAACGAGGCCGGACTGACGCTCACGCCCAGGCGCCTCCACAGCGAG ACTTTAGTCCCGGCCGGATACCTGATCCCCATCTCCCAGCAGTCCCTCATCAGCTACAACGCAGCCATTCAAGACTCAGGGAGAGAAAGCAGCAAGGCCTCAACGCCGACTCACAACATCTACCAAACACCCACCGCAG GCTCCAGACCGGCCTTGGCCCAGGAGGTCACGCCCATCAGCCTTCGTTTCCACAAgcctgcctcctcttcctcctcctcgccgcacGCCATCCAGCAGCCCCACCGCCTCCACAGCCCCAGTCCCGCCATCCTCAACTTCACCCTGCAGAACCTGGGCCTGATCTCCAGCTCCAGCCCGGTCTCCGCCTTCCCCGCCCCCCAGACTCCGGACTGCGCCCCGCTCGGCTCGCTGgctctgcagcagagaggcaTGGTGTTCATCAAACCCGTGTCCCCGGTGCCCGTCCAGCAGTCTGTCCCAGGGACGCCGATGGCCCTGTTCAGTGTGCAGCAG
- the e2f8 gene encoding transcription factor E2F8 isoform X1: MGPLTTPKKGREAGSVDPWTPTSNLKMLISAASPDIRNREKELCMDHDGRDSLDASQETENGEESEKMISRKEKSLGLLCHKFLARYPDHPDPALSNDICLDDVATELSVERRRIYDIMNVLESLHMVSRSAKNRYTWHGRTKLAQTLAILKQVGEEQRYGQQMLHIRQRLLNREFDFDMEEKENEEVVELEGAEQGQKELFFVELPGLEFKAASVNSRKDKSLRVMSQKFVMLFLVSDPRVVSLDVAAKILIGEEQGADRDKNKFKTKVRRLYDIANVLRSLKLIEKVHVTEMRGRKPAFEWVGPEEFPQVEGLASSTSQVTATKKTLLDSRASVDNCAKKLFSSPGTKRGFTRHPSLIKLAKSIQDDRRKINSAPTSPVRSVLGERPRLPGRLAHAASFMNRALTSSSSPLVSSSGDSSNTSCLNKMAQLAAICKIELDQKSPAAAEASEPPAAAAETDSAATSRAPTPSVSAKPPRAPLLTPPPETRVNAAVHLAPQPPPPAPVAAGPVAYIPAHCSPLIPVLLQQQPGGVPYAVYLQSPSPRPNPLVRPQPTSLAVRSMTFEDKAGGQSPTGQCAAFRASDVSPLVLKRLLLDSGLESSPPKAKRKDPSCKETSPKLCDILQARLKAHRGGQPSGRPSSRALHLDPEFVNTPGSGVANQTLEQSLENFLDREDKSDNEAGLTLTPRRLHSETLVPAGYLIPISQQSLISYNAAIQDSGRESSKASTPTHNIYQTPTAGSRPALAQEVTPISLRFHKPASSSSSSPHAIQQPHRLHSPSPAILNFTLQNLGLISSSSPVSAFPAPQTPDCAPLGSLALQQRGMVFIKPVSPVPVQQSVPGTPMALFSVQQPLMTTPKGTALPQQSFFHTPVPVSPLAAMVTAGGHLAAKTVYIPQRKLDVATEDS; this comes from the exons ATGGGTCCCCTCACTACGCCCAAGAAAGGAAGGGAAGCAGGTTCCGTTGACCCCTGGACGCCGACCTCCAACCTCAAAATGCTCATCAGCGCTGCTAGTCCGGACATCAGGAACCGAGAGAAGGAGCTGTGCATGGACCATGACGGACGGGACAGTCTCGACGCTTCACAG GAAACTGAAAATGGAGAAGAGTCCGAGAAAATGATcagcaggaaggagaagagtCTGGGTTTGCTCTGTCACAAGTTCCTCGCCCGCTACCCAGATCACCCAGATCCTGCCCTCAGCAACGACATCTGCCTGGACGACGTGGCCACCGAGCTCA GCGTGGAACGGCGGCGCATCTACGACATCATGAACGTGCTGGAGAGTCTGCACATGGTGAGCCGCTCGGCCAAGAACCGCTACACCTGGCACGGGCGCACCAAGCTGGCCCAGACGCTGGCCATCCTGAAGCAGGTGGGCGAGGAGCAGAGGTACGGCCAGCAGATGCTGCACATCCGCCAGCGTCTCCTGAACAGGGAGTTCGACTTTGacatggaggagaaggagaacgaggaggtggtggagctggagggcgCGGAGCAGGGACAGAAGGAGCTCTTCTTCGTGGAGCTTCCCGGATTGGAGTTCAAAGCAG CGTCCGTTAACAGTCGGAAGGACAAATCTCTGAGGGTGATGAGCCAGAAGTTCGTCATGCTCTTCCTGGTGTCTGATCCCCGCGTGGTCAGTCTGGACGTGGCCGCCAAGATCCTGATCGGAGAGGAACAGGGCGCCGATCGAGACAAGAACAAGTTCAAGA CCAAAGTGCGCCGGCTGTACGACATTGCTAATGTGCTGCGCAGCCTGAAGCTCATCGAGAAGGTCCACGTGACAGAAATGAGGGGGAGGAAACCGGCCTTCGAGTGGGTCGGCCCCGAAGAATTCCCACAAGTTGAAG GCTTGGCGAGCTCCACGTCCCAAGTCACCGCCACCAAGAAAACCCTCCTGGACTCCCGCGCGTCCGTAGACAACTGTGCCAAGAAGCTCTTTTCGTCGCCTGGGACCAAACGCGGCTTCACCCGGCACCCCTCCCTCATCAAGCTGGCCAAGAGCATCCAGGACGACCGCCGCAAGATCAACTCGGCCCCCACCAGCCCCGTCCGGAGCGTCCTCGGTGAGCGGCCGCGGCTCCCCGGGCGTCTTGCGCATGCCGCGTCCTTTATGAACCGCGCGTTGACGTCGTCTTCTTCTCCCCTCGTTTCGTCGTCAGGCGATTCCTCCAACACTTCCTGCCTGAACAAAATGGCCCAACTCGCTGCTATTTGTAAGATCGAGCTCGACCAGAAGTCTCC GGCCGCTGCTGAGGCTTCAgagccgcctgctgctgctgctgagaccGACTCCGCCGCTACGAGTCGAGCGCCGACCCCCTCTGTTTCGGCGAAACCGCCTCGGGCCCCGTTACTCACTCCGCCCCCCGAGACGAGGGTCAACGCCGCCGTCCACCTGGCCCCCCAGCCGCCCCCGCCGGCGCCCGTGGCCGCGGGCCCCGTCGCCTACATCCCCGCCCACTGTTCCCCTCTGATCCccgtcctgctgcagcagcagccgggggGCGTGCCCTACGCCGTGTATCTGCAATCGCCGTCCCCGAGGCCGAACCCCCTGGTCAGGCCGCAGCCGACCAGCCTCGCCGTGCGCTCCATGACCTTCGAGGACAAGGCCGGCGGGCAGAGCCCCACGGGCCAGTGCGCGGCCTTCAGGGCGTCGGACGTCAGCCCTCTGGTGCTCAAGCGGTTGCTTTTAGACTCGGGCTTAGAGAGCAGCCCCCCAAAAGCCAAGAGGAAAGACCCGAGCTGTAAG GAAACATCTCCAAAACTGTGTGACATCCTCCAGGCCCGCCTGAAGGCTCATCGCGGCGGCCAGCCCTCCGGCCGGCCCTCGTCTCGAGCCCTCCACCTGGACCCGGAGTTCGTCAACACCCCCGGCAGCGGCGTGGCCAATCAGACGCTGGAGCAGAGCCTGGAGAACTTCCTGGACCGAGAGGACAAGTCGGACAACGAGGCCGGACTGACGCTCACGCCCAGGCGCCTCCACAGCGAG ACTTTAGTCCCGGCCGGATACCTGATCCCCATCTCCCAGCAGTCCCTCATCAGCTACAACGCAGCCATTCAAGACTCAGGGAGAGAAAGCAGCAAGGCCTCAACGCCGACTCACAACATCTACCAAACACCCACCGCAG GCTCCAGACCGGCCTTGGCCCAGGAGGTCACGCCCATCAGCCTTCGTTTCCACAAgcctgcctcctcttcctcctcctcgccgcacGCCATCCAGCAGCCCCACCGCCTCCACAGCCCCAGTCCCGCCATCCTCAACTTCACCCTGCAGAACCTGGGCCTGATCTCCAGCTCCAGCCCGGTCTCCGCCTTCCCCGCCCCCCAGACTCCGGACTGCGCCCCGCTCGGCTCGCTGgctctgcagcagagaggcaTGGTGTTCATCAAACCCGTGTCCCCGGTGCCCGTCCAGCAGTCTGTCCCAGGGACGCCGATGGCCCTGTTCAGTGTGCAGCAG
- the e2f8 gene encoding transcription factor E2F8 isoform X2 translates to MGPLTTPKKGREAGSVDPWTPTSNLKMLISAASPDIRNREKELCMDHDGRDSLDASQETENGEESEKMISRKEKSLGLLCHKFLARYPDHPDPALSNDICLDDVATELSVERRRIYDIMNVLESLHMVSRSAKNRYTWHGRTKLAQTLAILKQVGEEQRYGQQMLHIRQRLLNREFDFDMEEKENEEVVELEGAEQGQKELFFVELPGLEFKAASVNSRKDKSLRVMSQKFVMLFLVSDPRVVSLDVAAKILIGEEQGADRDKNKFKTKVRRLYDIANVLRSLKLIEKVHVTEMRGRKPAFEWVGPEEFPQVEGLASSTSQVTATKKTLLDSRASVDNCAKKLFSSPGTKRGFTRHPSLIKLAKSIQDDRRKINSAPTSPVRSVLGERPRLPGRLAHAASFMNRALTSSSSPLVSSSGDSSNTSCLNKMAQLAAICKIELDQKSPAAAEASEPPAAAAETDSAATSRAPTPSVSAKPPRAPLLTPPPETRVNAAVHLAPQPPPPAPVAAGPVAYIPAHCSPLIPVLLQQQPGGVPYAVYLQSPSPRPNPLVRPQPTSLAVRSMTFEDKAGGQSPTGQCAAFRASDVSPLVLKRLLLDSGLESSPPKAKRKDPSCKARLKAHRGGQPSGRPSSRALHLDPEFVNTPGSGVANQTLEQSLENFLDREDKSDNEAGLTLTPRRLHSETLVPAGYLIPISQQSLISYNAAIQDSGRESSKASTPTHNIYQTPTAGSRPALAQEVTPISLRFHKPASSSSSSPHAIQQPHRLHSPSPAILNFTLQNLGLISSSSPVSAFPAPQTPDCAPLGSLALQQRGMVFIKPVSPVPVQQSVPGTPMALFSVQQPLMTTPKGTALPQQSFFHTPVPVSPLAAMVTAGGHLAAKTVYIPQRKLDVATEDS, encoded by the exons ATGGGTCCCCTCACTACGCCCAAGAAAGGAAGGGAAGCAGGTTCCGTTGACCCCTGGACGCCGACCTCCAACCTCAAAATGCTCATCAGCGCTGCTAGTCCGGACATCAGGAACCGAGAGAAGGAGCTGTGCATGGACCATGACGGACGGGACAGTCTCGACGCTTCACAG GAAACTGAAAATGGAGAAGAGTCCGAGAAAATGATcagcaggaaggagaagagtCTGGGTTTGCTCTGTCACAAGTTCCTCGCCCGCTACCCAGATCACCCAGATCCTGCCCTCAGCAACGACATCTGCCTGGACGACGTGGCCACCGAGCTCA GCGTGGAACGGCGGCGCATCTACGACATCATGAACGTGCTGGAGAGTCTGCACATGGTGAGCCGCTCGGCCAAGAACCGCTACACCTGGCACGGGCGCACCAAGCTGGCCCAGACGCTGGCCATCCTGAAGCAGGTGGGCGAGGAGCAGAGGTACGGCCAGCAGATGCTGCACATCCGCCAGCGTCTCCTGAACAGGGAGTTCGACTTTGacatggaggagaaggagaacgaggaggtggtggagctggagggcgCGGAGCAGGGACAGAAGGAGCTCTTCTTCGTGGAGCTTCCCGGATTGGAGTTCAAAGCAG CGTCCGTTAACAGTCGGAAGGACAAATCTCTGAGGGTGATGAGCCAGAAGTTCGTCATGCTCTTCCTGGTGTCTGATCCCCGCGTGGTCAGTCTGGACGTGGCCGCCAAGATCCTGATCGGAGAGGAACAGGGCGCCGATCGAGACAAGAACAAGTTCAAGA CCAAAGTGCGCCGGCTGTACGACATTGCTAATGTGCTGCGCAGCCTGAAGCTCATCGAGAAGGTCCACGTGACAGAAATGAGGGGGAGGAAACCGGCCTTCGAGTGGGTCGGCCCCGAAGAATTCCCACAAGTTGAAG GCTTGGCGAGCTCCACGTCCCAAGTCACCGCCACCAAGAAAACCCTCCTGGACTCCCGCGCGTCCGTAGACAACTGTGCCAAGAAGCTCTTTTCGTCGCCTGGGACCAAACGCGGCTTCACCCGGCACCCCTCCCTCATCAAGCTGGCCAAGAGCATCCAGGACGACCGCCGCAAGATCAACTCGGCCCCCACCAGCCCCGTCCGGAGCGTCCTCGGTGAGCGGCCGCGGCTCCCCGGGCGTCTTGCGCATGCCGCGTCCTTTATGAACCGCGCGTTGACGTCGTCTTCTTCTCCCCTCGTTTCGTCGTCAGGCGATTCCTCCAACACTTCCTGCCTGAACAAAATGGCCCAACTCGCTGCTATTTGTAAGATCGAGCTCGACCAGAAGTCTCC GGCCGCTGCTGAGGCTTCAgagccgcctgctgctgctgctgagaccGACTCCGCCGCTACGAGTCGAGCGCCGACCCCCTCTGTTTCGGCGAAACCGCCTCGGGCCCCGTTACTCACTCCGCCCCCCGAGACGAGGGTCAACGCCGCCGTCCACCTGGCCCCCCAGCCGCCCCCGCCGGCGCCCGTGGCCGCGGGCCCCGTCGCCTACATCCCCGCCCACTGTTCCCCTCTGATCCccgtcctgctgcagcagcagccgggggGCGTGCCCTACGCCGTGTATCTGCAATCGCCGTCCCCGAGGCCGAACCCCCTGGTCAGGCCGCAGCCGACCAGCCTCGCCGTGCGCTCCATGACCTTCGAGGACAAGGCCGGCGGGCAGAGCCCCACGGGCCAGTGCGCGGCCTTCAGGGCGTCGGACGTCAGCCCTCTGGTGCTCAAGCGGTTGCTTTTAGACTCGGGCTTAGAGAGCAGCCCCCCAAAAGCCAAGAGGAAAGACCCGAGCTGTAAG GCCCGCCTGAAGGCTCATCGCGGCGGCCAGCCCTCCGGCCGGCCCTCGTCTCGAGCCCTCCACCTGGACCCGGAGTTCGTCAACACCCCCGGCAGCGGCGTGGCCAATCAGACGCTGGAGCAGAGCCTGGAGAACTTCCTGGACCGAGAGGACAAGTCGGACAACGAGGCCGGACTGACGCTCACGCCCAGGCGCCTCCACAGCGAG ACTTTAGTCCCGGCCGGATACCTGATCCCCATCTCCCAGCAGTCCCTCATCAGCTACAACGCAGCCATTCAAGACTCAGGGAGAGAAAGCAGCAAGGCCTCAACGCCGACTCACAACATCTACCAAACACCCACCGCAG GCTCCAGACCGGCCTTGGCCCAGGAGGTCACGCCCATCAGCCTTCGTTTCCACAAgcctgcctcctcttcctcctcctcgccgcacGCCATCCAGCAGCCCCACCGCCTCCACAGCCCCAGTCCCGCCATCCTCAACTTCACCCTGCAGAACCTGGGCCTGATCTCCAGCTCCAGCCCGGTCTCCGCCTTCCCCGCCCCCCAGACTCCGGACTGCGCCCCGCTCGGCTCGCTGgctctgcagcagagaggcaTGGTGTTCATCAAACCCGTGTCCCCGGTGCCCGTCCAGCAGTCTGTCCCAGGGACGCCGATGGCCCTGTTCAGTGTGCAGCAG
- the e2f8 gene encoding transcription factor E2F8 isoform X4, with protein MGPLTTPKKGREAGSVDPWTPTSNLKMLISAASPDIRNREKELCMDHDGRDSLDASQETENGEESEKMISRKEKSLGLLCHKFLARYPDHPDPALSNDICLDDVATELSVERRRIYDIMNVLESLHMVSRSAKNRYTWHGRTKLAQTLAILKQVGEEQRYGQQMLHIRQRLLNREFDFDMEEKENEEVVELEGAEQGQKELFFVELPGLEFKAASVNSRKDKSLRVMSQKFVMLFLVSDPRVVSLDVAAKILIGEEQGADRDKNKFKTKVRRLYDIANVLRSLKLIEKVHVTEMRGRKPAFEWVGPEEFPQVEGLASSTSQVTATKKTLLDSRASVDNCAKKLFSSPGTKRGFTRHPSLIKLAKSIQDDRRKINSAPTSPVRSVLGDSSNTSCLNKMAQLAAICKIELDQKSPAAAEASEPPAAAAETDSAATSRAPTPSVSAKPPRAPLLTPPPETRVNAAVHLAPQPPPPAPVAAGPVAYIPAHCSPLIPVLLQQQPGGVPYAVYLQSPSPRPNPLVRPQPTSLAVRSMTFEDKAGGQSPTGQCAAFRASDVSPLVLKRLLLDSGLESSPPKAKRKDPSCKARLKAHRGGQPSGRPSSRALHLDPEFVNTPGSGVANQTLEQSLENFLDREDKSDNEAGLTLTPRRLHSETLVPAGYLIPISQQSLISYNAAIQDSGRESSKASTPTHNIYQTPTAGSRPALAQEVTPISLRFHKPASSSSSSPHAIQQPHRLHSPSPAILNFTLQNLGLISSSSPVSAFPAPQTPDCAPLGSLALQQRGMVFIKPVSPVPVQQSVPGTPMALFSVQQPLMTTPKGTALPQQSFFHTPVPVSPLAAMVTAGGHLAAKTVYIPQRKLDVATEDS; from the exons ATGGGTCCCCTCACTACGCCCAAGAAAGGAAGGGAAGCAGGTTCCGTTGACCCCTGGACGCCGACCTCCAACCTCAAAATGCTCATCAGCGCTGCTAGTCCGGACATCAGGAACCGAGAGAAGGAGCTGTGCATGGACCATGACGGACGGGACAGTCTCGACGCTTCACAG GAAACTGAAAATGGAGAAGAGTCCGAGAAAATGATcagcaggaaggagaagagtCTGGGTTTGCTCTGTCACAAGTTCCTCGCCCGCTACCCAGATCACCCAGATCCTGCCCTCAGCAACGACATCTGCCTGGACGACGTGGCCACCGAGCTCA GCGTGGAACGGCGGCGCATCTACGACATCATGAACGTGCTGGAGAGTCTGCACATGGTGAGCCGCTCGGCCAAGAACCGCTACACCTGGCACGGGCGCACCAAGCTGGCCCAGACGCTGGCCATCCTGAAGCAGGTGGGCGAGGAGCAGAGGTACGGCCAGCAGATGCTGCACATCCGCCAGCGTCTCCTGAACAGGGAGTTCGACTTTGacatggaggagaaggagaacgaggaggtggtggagctggagggcgCGGAGCAGGGACAGAAGGAGCTCTTCTTCGTGGAGCTTCCCGGATTGGAGTTCAAAGCAG CGTCCGTTAACAGTCGGAAGGACAAATCTCTGAGGGTGATGAGCCAGAAGTTCGTCATGCTCTTCCTGGTGTCTGATCCCCGCGTGGTCAGTCTGGACGTGGCCGCCAAGATCCTGATCGGAGAGGAACAGGGCGCCGATCGAGACAAGAACAAGTTCAAGA CCAAAGTGCGCCGGCTGTACGACATTGCTAATGTGCTGCGCAGCCTGAAGCTCATCGAGAAGGTCCACGTGACAGAAATGAGGGGGAGGAAACCGGCCTTCGAGTGGGTCGGCCCCGAAGAATTCCCACAAGTTGAAG GCTTGGCGAGCTCCACGTCCCAAGTCACCGCCACCAAGAAAACCCTCCTGGACTCCCGCGCGTCCGTAGACAACTGTGCCAAGAAGCTCTTTTCGTCGCCTGGGACCAAACGCGGCTTCACCCGGCACCCCTCCCTCATCAAGCTGGCCAAGAGCATCCAGGACGACCGCCGCAAGATCAACTCGGCCCCCACCAGCCCCGTCCGGAGCGTCCTCG GCGATTCCTCCAACACTTCCTGCCTGAACAAAATGGCCCAACTCGCTGCTATTTGTAAGATCGAGCTCGACCAGAAGTCTCC GGCCGCTGCTGAGGCTTCAgagccgcctgctgctgctgctgagaccGACTCCGCCGCTACGAGTCGAGCGCCGACCCCCTCTGTTTCGGCGAAACCGCCTCGGGCCCCGTTACTCACTCCGCCCCCCGAGACGAGGGTCAACGCCGCCGTCCACCTGGCCCCCCAGCCGCCCCCGCCGGCGCCCGTGGCCGCGGGCCCCGTCGCCTACATCCCCGCCCACTGTTCCCCTCTGATCCccgtcctgctgcagcagcagccgggggGCGTGCCCTACGCCGTGTATCTGCAATCGCCGTCCCCGAGGCCGAACCCCCTGGTCAGGCCGCAGCCGACCAGCCTCGCCGTGCGCTCCATGACCTTCGAGGACAAGGCCGGCGGGCAGAGCCCCACGGGCCAGTGCGCGGCCTTCAGGGCGTCGGACGTCAGCCCTCTGGTGCTCAAGCGGTTGCTTTTAGACTCGGGCTTAGAGAGCAGCCCCCCAAAAGCCAAGAGGAAAGACCCGAGCTGTAAG GCCCGCCTGAAGGCTCATCGCGGCGGCCAGCCCTCCGGCCGGCCCTCGTCTCGAGCCCTCCACCTGGACCCGGAGTTCGTCAACACCCCCGGCAGCGGCGTGGCCAATCAGACGCTGGAGCAGAGCCTGGAGAACTTCCTGGACCGAGAGGACAAGTCGGACAACGAGGCCGGACTGACGCTCACGCCCAGGCGCCTCCACAGCGAG ACTTTAGTCCCGGCCGGATACCTGATCCCCATCTCCCAGCAGTCCCTCATCAGCTACAACGCAGCCATTCAAGACTCAGGGAGAGAAAGCAGCAAGGCCTCAACGCCGACTCACAACATCTACCAAACACCCACCGCAG GCTCCAGACCGGCCTTGGCCCAGGAGGTCACGCCCATCAGCCTTCGTTTCCACAAgcctgcctcctcttcctcctcctcgccgcacGCCATCCAGCAGCCCCACCGCCTCCACAGCCCCAGTCCCGCCATCCTCAACTTCACCCTGCAGAACCTGGGCCTGATCTCCAGCTCCAGCCCGGTCTCCGCCTTCCCCGCCCCCCAGACTCCGGACTGCGCCCCGCTCGGCTCGCTGgctctgcagcagagaggcaTGGTGTTCATCAAACCCGTGTCCCCGGTGCCCGTCCAGCAGTCTGTCCCAGGGACGCCGATGGCCCTGTTCAGTGTGCAGCAG